The proteins below are encoded in one region of Methanosarcina barkeri 3:
- a CDS encoding NAD(P)-dependent glycerol-1-phosphate dehydrogenase, protein MKLTINKNSAKWMQLPRDVLVGHGVLEEIGDVCRDLKMKGNALIVTGSTTKNIAGKRVSNLLESAGCSAETVLTCKATTEDVEKVVENALEVKANFLLGVGSGRSIDLAKLASTRLELPFISVPTAASHDGIASSRASIVDNGRSTSAEAQAPIAVIADTEIISAAPFRFLAAGCGDIISNYTAVLDWELAGRLRNEYFGAYAAALSRMAARVIIECADSIKPEHETSARLVVKALVSNGVAMSIAGSSRPASGSEHMFSHALDKIAPKPALHGEQCGVGTIMMMYLHGGNWQEIREALKKIGAPVNAEELGIEDKYIIEALLHAHSIRPERYTILGSGLNPSAAEKVARITKVIN, encoded by the coding sequence ATGAAATTGACCATTAACAAAAACAGCGCAAAATGGATGCAGCTTCCAAGAGATGTGCTTGTCGGGCACGGCGTGCTTGAGGAAATCGGAGATGTCTGCAGGGACCTGAAAATGAAAGGAAATGCGCTGATCGTAACCGGAAGTACTACAAAGAATATTGCAGGCAAGAGGGTTAGTAATCTCCTTGAAAGTGCAGGCTGTAGTGCGGAGACGGTTCTGACGTGCAAAGCTACTACGGAAGATGTCGAAAAGGTTGTGGAAAATGCCCTTGAAGTAAAGGCTAATTTTCTCCTTGGGGTTGGAAGCGGCAGGTCTATTGACCTTGCAAAACTTGCTTCGACCCGACTTGAACTTCCTTTCATTAGCGTGCCGACTGCGGCTTCCCATGATGGCATTGCATCTTCCCGTGCTTCAATTGTAGATAATGGGAGAAGTACGTCTGCAGAGGCTCAGGCCCCCATTGCCGTTATTGCAGACACGGAGATTATTTCAGCAGCCCCCTTCCGATTTCTTGCGGCTGGCTGTGGAGACATAATTTCCAATTATACGGCAGTACTGGACTGGGAACTTGCAGGCAGACTCAGAAATGAATATTTCGGAGCATATGCTGCGGCTCTTTCCCGTATGGCTGCCAGGGTTATTATAGAATGTGCAGATTCGATTAAGCCTGAGCACGAAACCTCGGCAAGGCTTGTGGTAAAGGCTCTTGTATCGAACGGGGTCGCGATGAGTATCGCAGGCTCTTCCAGACCCGCATCAGGCTCGGAACATATGTTTAGCCATGCCCTTGATAAGATAGCTCCAAAACCAGCGCTCCATGGAGAACAATGTGGAGTAGGGACGATTATGATGATGTACCTCCATGGTGGAAACTGGCAGGAAATCAGAGAAGCCTTAAAAAAGATAGGAGCGCCTGTAAATGCCGAAGAACTGGGTATAGAAGATAAGTATATAATTGAAGCCCTGTTACATGCACACAGTATTCGCCCGGAACGTTATACAATTCTCGGCAGCGGCCTTAACCCTTCCGCAGCTGAGAAAGTTGCAAGAATCACAAAGGTCATAAATTGA
- a CDS encoding UPF0179 family protein — protein MTESDTKITLIGSRLAREGLEFIFKGEMPECKKCRLKNTCLNLEPGRRYRVEKIKSKDVHECFLHDSGVLAVDVSKAPILTTLESRKAVDGARIMYEPPKCGKRGCEIYETCHPEGLSKGDKCKIVEVLENLDSRCEANYSLKKVKLSW, from the coding sequence ATGACAGAAAGCGATACCAAGATTACACTTATCGGATCACGGCTTGCAAGGGAAGGACTGGAATTCATATTTAAAGGTGAGATGCCTGAATGCAAGAAATGCCGGCTGAAAAACACATGCCTTAACCTTGAACCCGGACGCAGGTATAGAGTTGAGAAAATAAAGAGTAAAGACGTACATGAATGTTTCCTGCATGATAGCGGCGTGCTTGCCGTAGATGTGAGCAAGGCCCCTATCCTGACTACGCTAGAGTCAAGAAAAGCAGTTGATGGGGCAAGAATCATGTATGAACCTCCAAAGTGCGGCAAGAGGGGATGTGAGATTTATGAGACCTGCCACCCTGAGGGGCTCTCAAAAGGCGATAAATGCAAAATTGTAGAGGTTCTCGAAAACCTTGATTCCAGGTGCGAAGCCAATTATTCCCTGAAAAAGGTGAAATTATCCTGGTGA
- a CDS encoding DUF2150 family protein: MPEQEMNQVPPYEFYTQKRWENWLGRARESGFQIKESEEEAGKESAIFVNMVDDVILACLKVVARFDKDMLSREKALEILAEIRDIVLSEVEPISEDINLMIDSVQTSLMGALIAFECYVMGDYDEGADIAELVKSAIEAESSDNLEFALDYTAQCGALILKGKSLPEEVMADLPYGIVAEWLDGIDSISAAMVGSDSYKEFDEEDEEDVV, encoded by the coding sequence GTGCCTGAACAAGAAATGAACCAGGTCCCCCCCTATGAATTTTATACCCAAAAGCGCTGGGAAAACTGGCTCGGACGGGCAAGAGAGAGCGGTTTCCAGATAAAGGAGTCGGAAGAAGAAGCTGGAAAGGAAAGTGCCATATTCGTGAATATGGTTGATGACGTGATTCTGGCCTGCCTGAAAGTGGTTGCACGCTTTGATAAGGATATGCTCTCCAGAGAAAAAGCTCTGGAGATCCTGGCTGAGATCCGGGACATTGTACTTTCCGAGGTCGAACCAATTTCTGAGGATATCAACCTTATGATCGACTCTGTCCAGACATCTCTTATGGGAGCTCTTATCGCCTTCGAGTGTTATGTTATGGGCGACTATGACGAAGGAGCCGATATTGCAGAGCTTGTAAAATCAGCCATTGAGGCAGAATCCTCAGACAACCTTGAGTTTGCTCTTGACTATACTGCACAATGCGGTGCTCTCATACTGAAAGGAAAAAGCCTGCCTGAAGAGGTTATGGCCGATCTTCCCTACGGTATTGTTGCAGAATGGCTTGATGGAATAGACTCCATCTCAGCTGCAATGGTGGGAAGTGATAGCTACAAGGAGTTTGATGAAGAAGATGAAGAGGATGTAGTCTAA
- a CDS encoding glycosyltransferase family 4 protein — protein MKKIRIGMFTWESLYSIRVGGISPHVSELSDALAAEGHEVHLFTRDDENKDEVINGVYYHKIACDQSGGIVEQMNRMCDGMYCRFLEVRESAGEFDILHGHDWHPVNVLCRIKAQFRLPFVLTFHSTEWGRNGNRHGDWWEAKEISHREWLGGYESSEVIITSTVLKEEVKYIYKIPDYKLWEVPNGITVGKIKRKIDPGDVKRHYGIHPCLPVVLFTGRMSYQKGPDLLVEAAAKVLKKRDAQFVLIGEGEMRSHCENQAHRLGIGNSCNFLGYAPDNTVIDWFNACDLVCVPSRNEPFGIVVLEAWDARKPVVASDAVALVENFRTGVVAHKEPSSIAWGLNYVLEGLGRNRMGEKGYDLLKKRYNWKTIAEKTLEVYKKTVEKHDFMVGNVS, from the coding sequence ATGAAAAAGATTAGAATAGGAATGTTTACTTGGGAAAGTTTGTATTCAATACGTGTAGGAGGGATTTCACCCCATGTATCCGAACTCTCTGATGCTCTTGCGGCAGAGGGGCATGAGGTTCATCTATTTACACGAGACGATGAAAACAAAGATGAGGTAATAAATGGGGTTTATTACCACAAAATTGCCTGTGATCAAAGCGGAGGAATCGTAGAGCAGATGAACCGTATGTGTGATGGTATGTACTGCCGGTTCCTCGAGGTGAGAGAAAGTGCAGGAGAATTTGATATTTTACACGGTCATGACTGGCATCCAGTAAATGTGCTTTGCAGGATAAAGGCCCAGTTTAGACTACCTTTTGTGCTGACCTTCCACAGTACGGAATGGGGGCGTAATGGAAATCGTCATGGAGACTGGTGGGAGGCAAAGGAAATCTCACATAGGGAGTGGCTCGGAGGCTATGAATCTTCGGAGGTTATAATAACCTCGACTGTACTGAAGGAAGAAGTCAAGTATATCTATAAAATTCCCGATTACAAGCTATGGGAAGTTCCTAACGGCATAACCGTGGGGAAAATCAAAAGGAAAATCGACCCTGGAGATGTGAAAAGGCATTATGGCATTCATCCATGTCTACCAGTGGTGCTTTTCACGGGAAGGATGTCATATCAGAAAGGACCTGACCTGCTGGTGGAAGCTGCTGCCAAAGTCCTGAAGAAAAGGGATGCCCAGTTTGTGCTTATAGGCGAAGGAGAAATGCGATCTCATTGTGAAAATCAGGCTCATAGGCTTGGCATTGGAAATTCCTGCAATTTCCTTGGGTACGCTCCGGATAATACTGTAATAGACTGGTTCAATGCCTGCGACCTTGTTTGCGTGCCCAGTCGAAATGAACCCTTTGGAATTGTAGTGCTTGAAGCCTGGGACGCAAGAAAACCTGTAGTTGCAAGCGATGCAGTTGCCCTCGTAGAAAATTTCAGGACAGGTGTTGTTGCTCATAAAGAACCTTCTTCTATTGCCTGGGGCCTTAATTACGTCCTTGAAGGGCTTGGCCGCAACCGAATGGGAGAGAAAGGTTACGATCTTCTTAAAAAAAGGTATAACTGGAAAACCATCGCTGAAAAAACACTCGAAGTATACAAAAAAACAGTCGAAAAACATGACTTTATGGTAGGAAATGTCAGTTAA
- a CDS encoding DUF4921 family protein translates to MSEIRKHYFLSEYCIIAEERAERPSDFAVAADDRGKNDSHNCLFCGGAEENTPLATAVYKNGKTYSDTPEKRVRNWDFRCFPNLYPALSPVLGSQEQKENGLQAEPGYGFHEVIVESPLHGRRLEDFSNSEISALMQVYRDRTCSYATRENIRYISLFKNSGKKAGASINHLHSQLLALPFCPPPLERELKAIRKIEECPYCTIFDLEEASPRLISKNSEWIAFTPYYSTGPFEVWLLPRKHVSFLGDCSDKLLFALGDILKAILKSYGRVLGNPPFNYMFYQLSESPEYHLNLRLLPRISINAGFELNTGSYINTVSPERAASYLREDLIHGE, encoded by the coding sequence ATGTCAGAAATCAGAAAGCATTACTTTCTTTCCGAGTACTGTATAATTGCTGAAGAAAGAGCTGAAAGGCCTTCGGATTTCGCAGTTGCGGCTGATGATCGTGGGAAAAACGACTCTCATAATTGCCTTTTTTGCGGAGGAGCCGAGGAAAATACTCCTCTTGCTACTGCTGTCTATAAAAACGGGAAAACCTACTCAGATACCCCTGAAAAAAGGGTACGCAACTGGGATTTCCGCTGTTTTCCCAATCTTTATCCTGCCCTTTCACCTGTGCTCGGGTCCCAAGAGCAGAAAGAAAACGGGCTGCAGGCTGAACCAGGGTATGGATTTCACGAAGTTATCGTAGAGTCGCCTTTGCATGGGAGAAGGCTTGAGGACTTTTCCAATTCTGAAATTTCAGCACTCATGCAGGTCTATAGAGACCGCACATGCAGTTATGCGACCCGTGAAAATATACGCTACATTTCCCTGTTTAAAAATTCCGGGAAAAAAGCAGGGGCTTCAATTAACCACCTTCACAGTCAACTTCTCGCCTTGCCGTTTTGTCCTCCTCCTCTAGAAAGGGAATTGAAGGCCATCAGGAAAATAGAAGAATGCCCTTACTGTACCATATTTGACCTGGAAGAAGCGTCTCCTCGTTTAATATCTAAGAACAGCGAATGGATAGCCTTTACTCCTTATTATTCAACCGGGCCTTTTGAAGTGTGGCTCCTACCTAGAAAGCATGTCAGCTTTCTTGGCGATTGCAGTGACAAACTTCTTTTTGCTCTGGGGGATATCTTGAAAGCCATTCTCAAAAGTTATGGACGAGTTCTCGGAAACCCACCCTTTAATTATATGTTTTACCAGCTTTCCGAATCTCCTGAATATCACCTGAACCTTCGTTTGCTCCCCAGGATCTCTATTAATGCGGGTTTTGAACTCAATACAGGAAGTTATATCAATACGGTTTCTCCGGAAAGGGCAGCCTCTTATTTGAGGGAAGACCTTATACATGGAGAATGA
- a CDS encoding glycosyltransferase family 4 protein — MVKHFVIIAGEEAGPKSNKMGGIWNVIHEEAQTLAALFGSGQLDTKEDKEILVAGPYYAHRGADWNRGLNRITDMGEFKPLNPGKELRKTLESFENSGIKVFTGSKSVGSTKIGYLQFQTSDFGKILSMYQGKEMNLESRVKAEAYEHFGLDSLRYENMPNGPEYTHYLCLSYAVSELVRLLISSDSENFRTSDLTSTQDFIPCPGVSLHCHEFGVFYAPSRLKKLGIPVNTVATLHATLPGRTAGYDAIRKRRNNDSTWPPGVPENLAALEALASYADTITSVGESTRQEARLFYGINGIVIRNGIAIESDKINWDLKESSLERIRKFLSENLYKYHGGERIEPEKIIPIFTISRLEVENKGYPDLLDSLVALEHIIKNNILEGHMQEEIRVICFLITAEGPKTNLPSGFPVNLPKEVLVGNELRIQQMIEERGLDFPKMVRGKRSVAALLYPQILSSSDGGLGMEVGEFMAGCCAGIFPSRYDPFLLTGLEAGKEGTPSVVSRVCGFSDAIKTIESLKEALGGVIVVDNIDLSYYETVLDYALAVSYFTRNFIEDRVKYKLLCREAFLLAKDMDWKAPTEQYYELISGARFCKQENSTDR; from the coding sequence TTGGTAAAACATTTTGTCATAATTGCCGGAGAGGAAGCAGGCCCTAAATCAAATAAAATGGGTGGAATTTGGAATGTTATTCATGAAGAAGCACAAACTCTAGCTGCTCTATTTGGTTCGGGGCAATTGGATACAAAAGAAGATAAAGAGATACTCGTTGCAGGTCCTTATTATGCTCACAGGGGCGCAGATTGGAATAGGGGACTAAACCGAATTACGGATATGGGGGAATTTAAACCCCTTAATCCTGGTAAAGAACTTCGAAAAACCCTTGAATCCTTTGAAAACTCAGGTATCAAAGTTTTTACAGGAAGCAAGTCTGTAGGGAGCACGAAAATAGGTTATTTGCAGTTTCAAACCTCTGATTTTGGAAAAATACTTTCCATGTATCAGGGAAAGGAGATGAACCTTGAGAGCAGGGTCAAAGCTGAAGCATATGAACACTTTGGGCTTGATTCCCTGAGATATGAAAATATGCCAAATGGGCCTGAATATACCCATTATCTCTGCCTCTCCTATGCAGTTTCCGAACTTGTTCGGCTCCTTATAAGCTCAGACTCGGAAAATTTTAGAACATCCGACCTAACTTCAACTCAGGATTTTATTCCCTGTCCAGGCGTCTCTTTGCACTGTCATGAATTTGGAGTGTTTTATGCTCCATCCAGGCTTAAGAAACTTGGAATTCCGGTAAATACTGTCGCAACCCTGCATGCAACTCTGCCTGGAAGAACTGCAGGATACGACGCTATCCGGAAAAGAAGAAATAATGATAGTACATGGCCTCCAGGCGTGCCTGAAAACCTGGCTGCTCTTGAAGCTCTGGCTTCATACGCAGATACGATTACCTCAGTAGGAGAATCTACCCGACAGGAAGCCAGGCTCTTTTACGGGATTAACGGGATTGTAATCCGAAACGGAATAGCCATAGAATCCGATAAAATAAACTGGGACCTTAAAGAAAGCTCCCTTGAACGAATAAGAAAATTTCTTTCCGAAAACCTGTATAAGTACCACGGAGGGGAAAGAATAGAACCCGAAAAGATAATTCCGATTTTCACAATATCTCGCCTGGAGGTGGAAAATAAAGGATATCCGGATCTTCTCGATTCCCTTGTTGCGCTTGAGCACATAATAAAAAACAACATTCTCGAAGGGCATATGCAGGAGGAAATCAGAGTAATCTGTTTCCTTATTACAGCGGAAGGACCAAAAACAAACCTTCCATCAGGATTTCCTGTTAACCTGCCAAAAGAAGTGCTTGTAGGAAATGAACTGAGAATCCAGCAGATGATTGAGGAAAGAGGGCTTGATTTTCCAAAAATGGTACGCGGAAAACGTTCTGTTGCAGCACTTTTATATCCACAGATTCTTTCAAGCTCGGACGGAGGGTTGGGGATGGAAGTTGGGGAATTTATGGCAGGCTGCTGTGCAGGAATTTTTCCCTCTCGTTATGACCCCTTCCTGCTCACAGGACTTGAAGCCGGAAAAGAAGGAACCCCAAGTGTGGTCAGCCGGGTATGCGGCTTCAGTGACGCCATAAAGACAATTGAATCCCTTAAAGAAGCTCTTGGAGGAGTAATAGTAGTAGACAATATCGACCTCTCTTACTACGAAACAGTTCTTGACTACGCCCTGGCAGTCAGTTATTTTACACGGAATTTCATAGAAGATAGGGTAAAGTATAAACTCCTCTGCAGGGAAGCCTTCCTCCTTGCAAAAGATATGGATTGGAAAGCTCCTACCGAACAATATTACGAACTGATAAGCGGAGCTCGGTTTTGTAAACAGGAAAATTCGACTGACAGATGA
- a CDS encoding ABC transporter ATP-binding protein, with product MVKMTQNMDFPGKTDSPSLLELKNVTVVRGGRKILDSVSLSIGQGEHVAIIGPNGSGKSSLIKTFTKEYHPIAAVDGLVMNIMGKGTWNVFELRKLLGIVSGDLQQTYYRQVSVLDVVLSGFFSSIGIYYNHKVTPEMETRAREVLEFLEISHLTDRLISELSSGEARRVLIGRALVHDPEALILDEPANSLDLKALHSFREIVRKIAGSGKSIILVTHTLEDIIPEINRVILIRNGKIFMDGKKQEILTDANLSELFSLPIEVVKKNGYYQALI from the coding sequence ATGGTAAAAATGACTCAAAACATGGATTTTCCAGGGAAGACTGATTCTCCTTCCTTGCTGGAACTGAAAAACGTAACCGTTGTCCGGGGCGGTAGAAAGATCCTTGACTCGGTGTCCCTGTCAATTGGGCAGGGAGAACATGTTGCAATTATCGGGCCTAACGGTTCTGGGAAATCTTCCTTAATCAAGACATTTACAAAAGAGTATCACCCCATTGCAGCAGTGGATGGACTTGTTATGAATATCATGGGAAAAGGGACCTGGAATGTCTTTGAGCTCAGGAAATTGCTCGGGATAGTCTCAGGTGACCTTCAGCAGACCTACTACCGTCAGGTTAGTGTGCTGGATGTCGTACTTTCAGGTTTTTTCAGCAGCATAGGAATTTACTATAACCATAAAGTTACCCCTGAAATGGAAACCAGAGCGAGAGAAGTGCTTGAATTTCTTGAGATCTCCCACCTTACAGACAGGCTGATATCCGAACTTTCTTCCGGAGAAGCCAGGAGGGTACTTATAGGTAGAGCTCTTGTACATGACCCCGAGGCTCTTATTTTAGATGAGCCTGCAAACAGCCTTGACCTTAAAGCCCTTCACAGCTTCCGCGAAATTGTTCGGAAAATTGCCGGCTCAGGAAAGAGTATCATTCTCGTTACTCACACCCTTGAAGATATCATTCCCGAAATTAACCGTGTGATCCTTATAAGAAACGGAAAAATCTTCATGGACGGAAAAAAGCAGGAAATCCTGACCGACGCAAACCTCTCGGAACTGTTTTCCCTCCCTATTGAAGTCGTGAAGAAAAACGGTTACTACCAGGCCCTGATCTGA
- a CDS encoding GNAT family N-acetyltransferase → MPRVKIRPQELFDAKCFFDIITHTNLEFIEFPIKTLDEERYFLGLNETKRKANFEYNFSILYYGRLVGACGIKIDQHRPWIGEIGYFIDRDYQGMGIATEAVRQLEKIGFEQLDLQRIVILMDTRNLASERVAQKCGYKKEGVMNKVHRIGEDYYDCFLYAKTR, encoded by the coding sequence ATGCCCAGAGTAAAAATTCGCCCTCAGGAACTCTTTGATGCCAAATGCTTTTTTGACATAATTACGCATACAAATCTCGAGTTCATTGAGTTTCCTATAAAAACGCTTGACGAAGAAAGATATTTTCTGGGGCTAAATGAAACTAAAAGGAAGGCTAATTTTGAGTACAACTTTTCCATTCTCTATTACGGAAGACTTGTAGGGGCCTGCGGAATAAAGATCGACCAGCATAGGCCCTGGATAGGAGAAATCGGGTATTTCATTGACAGGGATTATCAGGGAATGGGGATTGCAACCGAGGCTGTAAGACAGCTTGAAAAAATAGGGTTTGAACAACTGGATTTACAGAGAATTGTCATCCTTATGGATACCCGGAACCTTGCAAGTGAGCGTGTAGCCCAGAAATGCGGGTATAAAAAAGAAGGCGTAATGAATAAAGTTCATCGCATAGGGGAAGATTATTATGACTGCTTTCTTTACGCAAAAACCAGGTAA
- a CDS encoding DNA alkylation repair protein gives MEPNIISRIREELALNADEKTKNSSSRFFKEEVYCYGVKTAIVGKIAKNYFNEMKSEGKKEIFDLCEELFRSDYCEEAFIAADWAYMVRNDYSEDDFFTFERWVENYVNNWAKCDSLCNHAVGSFIEKFPTHVEKLKLWALSDNMWLRRAAAVTLVLPARKGNFLKDVFEISDILLKDKEDLVQKGYGWMLKEASKPHMQEVFEYVMNNKKEMPRTALRYAIEKMPPDLKARAMEKDWKK, from the coding sequence GTGGAACCCAATATTATATCCAGAATTAGAGAAGAGTTAGCCCTTAACGCAGATGAGAAAACAAAAAACAGTTCGTCTCGGTTTTTTAAAGAAGAAGTCTACTGCTACGGAGTAAAGACTGCAATTGTGGGGAAAATTGCAAAAAATTATTTTAATGAAATGAAGTCCGAAGGCAAAAAAGAAATCTTTGACCTTTGCGAGGAACTCTTTAGGTCCGATTATTGCGAGGAAGCCTTTATTGCAGCCGATTGGGCCTACATGGTCAGAAATGATTACTCTGAGGATGATTTCTTTACCTTTGAACGCTGGGTTGAAAATTACGTTAACAACTGGGCGAAATGTGACAGCCTATGCAACCATGCAGTAGGCTCTTTTATAGAGAAATTTCCGACACATGTGGAAAAACTCAAGCTCTGGGCCCTGTCGGACAACATGTGGCTAAGGCGAGCGGCTGCAGTAACCCTGGTCCTGCCTGCCAGAAAAGGGAATTTCCTTAAAGATGTTTTTGAAATTTCTGATATTCTGCTCAAGGATAAAGAAGACCTGGTCCAGAAAGGCTACGGCTGGATGCTCAAAGAAGCCAGTAAACCACACATGCAGGAAGTCTTCGAATACGTGATGAATAATAAAAAAGAGATGCCCAGAACCGCACTCAGATACGCAATTGAGAAAATGCCACCGGATTTGAAAGCCAGAGCTATGGAAAAAGACTGGAAAAAATAA
- a CDS encoding TIGR02556 family CRISPR-associated protein, whose amino-acid sequence MIEAMKEIGEYALEKENKDLNDFVSILVENPASNETYKHVLCIKITYSDGNFEFKEIEHQEYSKEKIVKYLYKRGSSNGPDITPTARVTEIKKTFSNKIISWFSKPLKEAKPILDSEEVQFLELLGDCIKKNEKKILLELEPKINSIDAKENSILTLILEENDFIRYVGDFEAFRKILKNNGASKFYSKYSIISKADDKLCSVCKTHKEVYGFVTPYEFYTVDKRGFVSGGFDQSKAWKNNPVCLECALKITAGKEYIEKYMSFGFYGFNFLLIPKLLNNSTSENLFDIFEKFNEKKFAFNKEYKNFLQDNESDILEILSEEDDYLNFNFQFYEKSNSAYRILLYIEDVLPSRLRELFRSKEIVDKRKIFRNYYFSDTEEKSIQFTLGNVRWFFPNTLDDPDLDKYFLEITNGMFTGASIDYNFLLKYIMRRIRKDFRSENPTKYSLYLGFQMLDFLSNLCLLGNYTGGKCVNSTDLSSLLSDTTLKENDGYEERTNIIFSEFEHFFNTDAKKAIFLEGTLAQYLLNIQKFQRGSTPFRTKLRGLSFDERYTKRIFPEIINKLEEYDANYYKELEYLIAKYMIQSGTGWKMSNDEISFYFVLGMNLSNLLKPPKPEKGDKK is encoded by the coding sequence ATGATCGAAGCGATGAAAGAAATTGGTGAGTATGCGCTCGAAAAAGAAAACAAGGATTTAAATGATTTTGTATCAATTTTAGTTGAAAACCCAGCAAGCAATGAGACGTATAAGCATGTGCTCTGTATTAAGATAACTTATAGTGATGGAAATTTTGAGTTTAAAGAAATCGAGCATCAGGAGTACTCAAAAGAAAAAATTGTAAAATACCTATATAAGAGAGGGTCCTCTAATGGCCCAGACATTACTCCTACTGCGCGAGTCACAGAAATCAAAAAAACATTCTCTAACAAGATTATAAGCTGGTTCTCAAAGCCTTTGAAAGAAGCAAAGCCTATATTAGACAGTGAAGAAGTCCAATTTTTAGAGCTTCTTGGAGATTGTATAAAGAAGAATGAAAAGAAAATACTCTTAGAGCTTGAACCTAAAATTAATTCCATCGATGCAAAGGAAAATTCAATATTAACCTTAATTCTGGAAGAAAATGACTTCATTAGATATGTAGGAGATTTTGAAGCATTTCGTAAAATCCTTAAAAACAATGGGGCTTCTAAGTTTTACAGTAAATATAGTATTATTTCTAAAGCCGATGATAAACTATGTTCTGTTTGCAAAACACATAAAGAGGTTTATGGTTTTGTTACGCCTTATGAATTCTATACCGTAGATAAAAGAGGATTTGTTAGTGGAGGATTTGACCAAAGCAAGGCATGGAAAAATAATCCCGTTTGTCTTGAATGTGCCTTGAAAATTACAGCGGGAAAAGAATATATCGAAAAGTATATGTCTTTTGGTTTTTATGGATTCAATTTCCTCCTTATTCCTAAGCTGCTTAATAATAGTACTAGCGAGAACCTTTTTGATATTTTTGAGAAATTCAATGAGAAAAAATTTGCATTTAATAAAGAATATAAAAATTTCTTACAGGATAATGAAAGCGATATCCTTGAAATTCTAAGTGAAGAGGATGATTATCTCAATTTCAATTTTCAATTTTATGAAAAATCCAATTCAGCATATCGAATTCTTTTGTATATAGAAGATGTTCTTCCTTCAAGGTTAAGAGAACTTTTCAGATCTAAAGAAATTGTTGACAAAAGGAAAATATTTAGAAATTATTATTTTAGTGATACTGAAGAGAAATCCATCCAATTCACATTAGGTAACGTAAGATGGTTCTTCCCGAATACTTTAGATGACCCCGATTTAGATAAGTATTTTTTAGAAATTACAAACGGGATGTTTACAGGAGCATCAATTGATTATAATTTTTTGTTAAAGTATATTATGCGGCGTATTAGGAAAGATTTCAGGAGCGAAAACCCAACAAAATATTCTCTATATCTGGGATTCCAAATGTTAGATTTTTTAAGTAACTTATGTTTGCTTGGAAATTATACAGGAGGTAAGTGTGTGAACTCTACGGATTTATCGAGTTTATTAAGTGACACGACGTTAAAGGAAAACGATGGCTATGAGGAGCGAACAAACATTATCTTTTCGGAATTTGAACATTTTTTCAATACTGATGCAAAGAAGGCTATTTTTTTAGAAGGTACACTTGCCCAGTATTTACTAAATATTCAGAAATTTCAGCGTGGAAGCACTCCTTTCAGAACTAAACTTCGAGGTCTGAGTTTTGACGAGCGTTATACGAAGAGAATCTTCCCTGAAATTATAAATAAACTTGAAGAGTATGATGCTAATTATTATAAAGAACTTGAGTACCTGATCGCAAAATACATGATTCAATCTGGGACTGGTTGGAAAATGTCAAACGATGAAATCAGTTTTTATTTTGTTTTAGGTATGAATCTGTCAAACCTTTTAAAGCCACCTAAACCTGAAAAAGGAGACAAAAAATGA